A section of the Rhodospirillales bacterium genome encodes:
- the glmU gene encoding bifunctional UDP-N-acetylglucosamine diphosphorylase/glucosamine-1-phosphate N-acetyltransferase GlmU produces MGPMSDEPLNKSRDSRDLSCIILAAGKGTRMKSDRPKVMHALAGWPLIRHVVATCESLGAGKIVTVIAPPDTNPGMDDVAACVAPHPTAIQKAQMGTGDAARAALPALKGAKGHVLILLGDVPLVTPETLRALWTAGQKTGLAVLAMRMQNPPAYGRLILDADDCVTAIVEERDCTPEQRAIELVNAGAFCVAADRLESWLAALETDNDQGEYYLTDIVAIAARQSVRCAYVTGAPDELMGINSRAQLADAEHEIQSLLRARAMAGGATLIDPLTVWFAADTRIGRDVTIEPGVFFGPGVSIADNVTIHAFTHIEGATIGANAAIGPFARIRPKSSVGEKATIGNFVEVNRAHVKPGAKSKHVSYLGDAVIGEKANIGAGTIIANYDGFDKQETVIGAGVFIGSNSTLVAPLTVGEGAYVAAGSAITTDVPAQALAVARARSVVRDGWATEYRSKKAETRKGKKTHA; encoded by the coding sequence ATGGGGCCCATGAGTGACGAACCGCTGAACAAATCGCGCGATAGCCGCGACCTCTCCTGCATTATCCTTGCGGCGGGCAAGGGCACGCGCATGAAATCGGACCGGCCCAAGGTGATGCACGCGTTGGCGGGCTGGCCGCTGATCCGCCATGTGGTCGCGACATGCGAATCCCTCGGGGCAGGTAAAATCGTAACCGTGATCGCCCCGCCCGATACAAATCCCGGCATGGACGACGTCGCCGCCTGCGTGGCCCCGCACCCAACCGCGATTCAAAAAGCCCAAATGGGCACCGGCGACGCCGCGCGCGCAGCCCTGCCCGCACTGAAAGGCGCGAAAGGTCATGTACTGATTCTTCTGGGCGACGTGCCGCTGGTCACGCCGGAAACCCTGCGCGCCCTGTGGACGGCCGGTCAAAAAACCGGGCTGGCCGTGCTGGCGATGCGTATGCAAAACCCGCCCGCCTATGGCCGCCTGATCCTCGATGCGGACGACTGCGTCACAGCGATTGTCGAGGAACGCGACTGCACCCCCGAACAGCGCGCCATCGAACTGGTCAACGCGGGCGCGTTCTGCGTTGCCGCCGATCGGCTTGAATCCTGGCTTGCGGCGCTTGAAACCGACAACGACCAGGGCGAATACTACCTGACCGACATCGTCGCCATCGCCGCGCGGCAGAGCGTGCGCTGCGCATACGTCACCGGCGCACCGGACGAACTGATGGGCATCAATTCCCGCGCGCAACTGGCCGACGCCGAACATGAGATACAGTCCCTGCTCCGCGCCCGCGCGATGGCCGGCGGCGCGACCCTGATCGATCCGCTGACGGTCTGGTTCGCGGCGGACACGCGTATCGGCCGCGACGTTACGATCGAACCGGGTGTGTTTTTCGGTCCCGGCGTAAGCATCGCCGACAATGTGACGATCCACGCTTTCACCCATATCGAAGGCGCGACCATCGGCGCGAACGCGGCGATCGGGCCGTTCGCGCGCATTCGTCCCAAATCCTCGGTCGGCGAAAAGGCCACGATCGGCAATTTCGTCGAAGTCAACCGCGCCCATGTCAAACCCGGCGCGAAATCCAAGCATGTCAGCTATCTGGGCGATGCGGTGATCGGCGAAAAGGCCAATATCGGCGCGGGCACGATCATCGCCAATTACGACGGCTTCGACAAACAGGAAACCGTGATCGGCGCGGGCGTGTTCATCGGTTCGAATTCGACGCTGGTGGCCCCCCTGACGGTCGGCGAGGGCGCATACGTCGCCGCCGGATCTGCGATCACCACCGACGTTCCGGCCCAGGCATTGGCCGTTGCCCGCGCGCGCAGCGTGGTGCGCGACGGATGGGCCACCGAATAC